In the genome of Shewanella glacialimarina, one region contains:
- a CDS encoding AAA family ATPase, with the protein MKHKTVEVKNVLRTQDMFANLQSRSEITPGIGLIHGASGFGKTTTVAYMFNQLTNMGNLPVYVRCYATDTPSSFLARILKELGSDPMYPLRKSVDFITQTMNDQQIALFVDEADHIVGQAKTMETIRDLYDATELPVVLIGMEEIARRISHRKQLFNRISEWVEFMPADNEDVSMFATELLERNIQVGEDLLDFIRVRSGGEVRRILIALEKIERFAISNDLAYVDKELWGDGQLFLNHSRR; encoded by the coding sequence ATGAAACATAAAACAGTAGAAGTAAAAAATGTACTACGCACTCAAGACATGTTTGCCAACCTACAAAGCAGAAGCGAAATAACACCTGGTATCGGCCTTATCCATGGTGCAAGTGGCTTTGGTAAAACAACCACAGTGGCATACATGTTTAATCAACTAACTAACATGGGCAATTTACCAGTATACGTGCGCTGCTATGCCACCGACACGCCAAGCTCATTTTTAGCCAGAATTCTTAAAGAACTGGGGAGTGACCCCATGTATCCATTACGAAAATCAGTCGATTTCATTACTCAAACTATGAATGACCAGCAGATTGCACTGTTTGTAGATGAAGCAGATCACATTGTTGGTCAAGCCAAAACAATGGAAACGATTCGTGATTTATATGACGCGACAGAACTGCCTGTCGTACTCATCGGCATGGAAGAAATTGCCCGCAGAATAAGCCACCGAAAGCAGCTATTTAATCGCATAAGCGAATGGGTGGAGTTTATGCCCGCAGACAATGAAGACGTATCCATGTTCGCAACCGAACTGCTTGAACGCAATATACAAGTAGGCGAAGACCTACTGGATTTTATTCGCGTCAGAAGCGGTGGCGAAGTACGGAGAATTTTGATCGCACTCGAAAAAATTGAGCGATTTGCCATATCAAACGACCTTGCGTATGTAGACAAAGAGTTATGGGGAGATGGTCAGTTATTCCTGAATCACAGCCGACGCTAA
- a CDS encoding DNA-binding protein yields MIKPYYTLQELLNIPGMYTTVQGNRKLANREGWIKKKCEQGKGFEYHIDSLPTETQGYLKAKAVESSTLTSVISAKSALKQDEVQSKQNRQQRINVKSQGLAQFMCLSEAKQSKAKAREMVINAFSEFVSPYEAAGNKSAGVAVFVKAFNTSTLLNTKDVRTQVTQLAKATLYRWYKAYEEQGIIGLVDQYKGQTASKIDLQPRLNEFLLALVTKKPHLLNQANKVRDLALVRAAEYGWDLPSISSFKRWLVQYEVKNELAHTFTTNPTKYTDKYRPLFARMYPHLSGPNQVWEFDSTPTDVELNVNGKLKRHSVVAVIDAYTRDVQLIVAPTSNSEAICLLLRKTLLEWGLPEEGAIMRTDNGSDYVSKRTTTIFNLLDLKISKANAFSGWEKPFIERFFGTMSRVLMEKMPGYIGHSVSDRQQIESMYNFAKRIGEGKKQAEAERLDLALTPEQLQQVLNDYLEFDYKHVPHDKTGKTPFELKVGSNYRKRVIDNPHTLDTLLNFIGTATVVRGTVKADGIQYTAPELMEAAWQRQTVRVFIDPCDIGRATLYPVDQWDTYVDAVNMDLVNRGIAPSEFRDRRKQTQKELAAFRKSAKRLQEEFGIDALYADELAQKKLLRANLSHLEQTSTHSNSAITGLHAATVAKNTQLSETELNAIERQREAMAERRSRQAHQESRIVRSDHEKAVLLTTDSLHRTLNEKESEWLKKYRLNNVLHRNRLDKILKQAEQPHRQVK; encoded by the coding sequence ATGATTAAGCCATATTACACCCTTCAAGAATTGCTCAATATTCCAGGCATGTACACAACAGTACAAGGCAATAGAAAGCTAGCTAACCGTGAAGGTTGGATAAAAAAGAAATGTGAGCAGGGCAAAGGCTTTGAATATCACATCGACAGTTTGCCTACTGAAACCCAAGGCTACTTGAAAGCAAAGGCTGTTGAGTCCAGCACTTTAACAAGTGTCATTTCTGCAAAATCAGCTTTAAAGCAGGACGAAGTACAAAGTAAGCAAAACCGCCAACAACGTATCAACGTTAAGAGCCAGGGATTAGCGCAATTTATGTGTTTAAGCGAAGCAAAACAATCTAAAGCCAAAGCCAGAGAAATGGTGATTAATGCCTTTAGTGAGTTTGTTTCGCCGTATGAGGCTGCAGGAAATAAATCGGCCGGAGTGGCTGTTTTTGTTAAAGCATTCAATACCTCCACATTACTCAATACTAAAGATGTTAGAACCCAAGTTACACAGCTTGCAAAGGCTACTCTTTATCGCTGGTATAAAGCGTACGAAGAACAAGGGATTATTGGGCTTGTTGATCAATACAAGGGACAAACAGCCTCTAAAATTGATCTTCAACCGCGCTTAAATGAGTTTTTACTCGCATTAGTGACCAAGAAACCACACCTATTAAATCAAGCAAATAAGGTACGTGACTTAGCTTTAGTGCGAGCAGCTGAATACGGCTGGGATTTACCCTCAATTAGTTCATTTAAACGTTGGTTGGTGCAGTATGAAGTGAAAAATGAGCTAGCTCATACCTTTACCACTAATCCCACCAAATACACTGATAAATACAGGCCATTATTTGCGCGTATGTACCCGCACTTATCAGGGCCTAACCAAGTGTGGGAGTTTGACTCAACCCCTACTGACGTTGAGTTAAACGTCAACGGGAAATTGAAGCGTCATAGTGTTGTGGCGGTGATAGATGCCTACACACGTGACGTGCAATTAATTGTGGCGCCAACTTCAAACAGTGAAGCTATTTGCTTATTGCTGCGTAAAACCTTGCTTGAGTGGGGATTACCGGAAGAGGGCGCGATTATGCGTACCGACAATGGCAGCGATTATGTGTCAAAACGCACTACCACTATTTTTAACTTGCTTGATTTGAAAATATCCAAAGCTAACGCCTTTAGCGGTTGGGAAAAGCCGTTTATTGAACGCTTTTTTGGCACCATGAGCCGTGTTCTGATGGAGAAAATGCCAGGTTATATCGGGCATAGCGTTAGCGACCGTCAACAAATCGAGTCAATGTATAACTTTGCAAAGCGCATAGGTGAAGGTAAGAAACAAGCCGAGGCAGAACGCCTTGATTTAGCCTTAACACCTGAACAGCTACAGCAGGTTTTAAATGACTATTTAGAGTTTGATTATAAGCATGTGCCACACGATAAAACTGGTAAAACTCCGTTTGAATTAAAGGTCGGATCAAACTATCGCAAACGTGTGATTGATAACCCGCACACCCTAGACACCTTACTGAACTTTATTGGTACAGCAACAGTGGTACGCGGCACCGTTAAAGCTGACGGTATTCAATACACGGCACCTGAACTAATGGAAGCAGCATGGCAGCGACAAACAGTGCGGGTATTTATTGATCCCTGTGATATTGGCCGCGCCACACTTTACCCCGTAGACCAATGGGATACCTATGTTGATGCAGTCAACATGGATTTAGTAAATCGTGGCATAGCGCCTAGTGAATTTCGAGATCGCCGTAAACAAACCCAAAAAGAATTGGCAGCGTTTCGCAAATCAGCAAAACGCCTACAAGAGGAATTTGGCATTGATGCTTTATATGCCGACGAACTCGCTCAGAAAAAACTGTTACGCGCCAATCTCAGTCACCTAGAGCAAACTTCTACACACAGCAATTCTGCAATAACAGGGCTGCATGCAGCAACGGTTGCCAAAAATACTCAACTAAGTGAAACCGAACTTAATGCTATTGAGCGTCAACGTGAAGCAATGGCAGAACGACGCTCACGTCAAGCACATCAAGAGTCACGGATTGTAAGAAGCGATCACGAAAAAGCGGTTTTGTTAACAACCGATAGTTTGCATAGAACATTAAATGAAAAGGAAAGTGAATGGCTTAAAAAGTATCGTTTAAACAATGTATTACATCGAAACAGACTAGACAAGATTTTAAAGCAAGCCGAGCAGCCCCACCGGCAAGTGAAATAG
- a CDS encoding helix-turn-helix domain-containing protein, with protein MEIENANQIYAALMRRGLSCRAWALREGYNPRTVQKCVQMFAPDTGVKPRWGKVSKEILVELSNEIEFDLVGQKYD; from the coding sequence GTGGAGATTGAAAATGCGAATCAGATCTATGCTGCACTAATGAGGCGAGGGCTCAGCTGCAGAGCCTGGGCATTAAGAGAAGGGTACAACCCGCGCACGGTTCAAAAGTGCGTACAAATGTTTGCTCCAGATACCGGAGTTAAACCACGTTGGGGAAAGGTTTCTAAAGAAATCTTAGTTGAGCTATCTAATGAAATTGAATTTGATTTGGTAGGGCAGAAATATGATTAA
- a CDS encoding XRE family transcriptional regulator — translation MKNENDVSFPTMGKETFADRLEMAIGTTSVRAFASAIDLSEGALRKYLRGQSLPQIDKALLMARQANVSLDWLISGEGHSQTGNEVTEIVNNEFNEEYSLIPGYHISVSTGHGRITDSEPVKRHLAFRRKWLKFRGFEAEKLAVVFASGDSMEPTIHNNNTLLVNTSDTKLTDGSIFVLRFGDELYAKRLQKRFDGDVLLISDNKEYEDQIVKADEIDKLHIIGKVVWIGKDLY, via the coding sequence ATGAAAAATGAAAATGATGTTTCTTTTCCGACGATGGGAAAGGAAACCTTTGCAGATAGATTAGAAATGGCGATAGGAACTACAAGCGTACGCGCGTTCGCATCCGCTATTGATTTATCTGAAGGGGCTTTACGCAAGTATTTAAGAGGACAATCACTACCTCAAATTGATAAAGCACTTCTTATGGCTCGACAGGCAAATGTTTCTTTAGACTGGCTAATTTCTGGTGAAGGTCACTCTCAGACGGGTAATGAAGTTACTGAGATTGTGAATAATGAATTTAATGAAGAGTACTCATTAATACCTGGTTACCATATATCGGTTAGCACTGGTCATGGCAGGATAACTGATAGTGAACCAGTTAAGCGCCATCTGGCTTTCAGACGTAAGTGGTTAAAATTTAGAGGGTTTGAAGCTGAAAAGCTTGCTGTGGTATTTGCTTCTGGTGATTCCATGGAGCCGACGATCCATAACAACAACACGCTATTAGTGAATACGTCTGATACCAAGCTAACGGATGGTAGTATCTTTGTTTTACGATTTGGCGATGAACTATATGCCAAGCGTTTACAGAAGAGATTTGATGGTGATGTGTTGTTAATAAGTGACAATAAAGAGTATGAAGATCAAATTGTGAAAGCTGATGAAATAGACAAGCTTCACATCATTGGTAAAGTAGTCTGGATTGGTAAAGATCTTTACTAA
- a CDS encoding DEAD/DEAH box helicase family protein — translation MAITGNDIDNIAAGFQYQLKDVVDVGRLYVYSGGGSQYSALDKPAVLVDHTLYDLSPTSFHYVSYTSYQNKLMHRYQGLYRFCASDKLQLLNDWQDFLLDEIEDIELRKFGANRSEDHIDPTPPEYKFAELFEQVYGAASIHALQAEAPYIDRLGHKRYVDYILQRTTNPIAIELNGETYHHPLSAFVTENKYRSQLFKQNSLVKDGYLVYRWSDRGMSDEFKFEDQIKDYFGDANSFKKSPLYRAQRAYNFEIYQHQQDAVDNLILKRENGQNSFLVVLPTGTGKTEVFIEDFRLQFQQSKAKQVLAIVPTRDLRQQLIERIQKRLPNINVGLALSNTQLDIVVQTSAYVLRHYRKLAKDYFDYIVVDEAHRAGADGLRQVLSYFSPETLLGLTATDQRYDQRQLADIFGQYEVEMTLEEAIQQKLVPQIRAFRLESNIDFSKVRFNGKEFVKSDLQKTVILPSRDQLIVDMLKKYFFTHHSEYKISAQQGVIFCVDIKHTQRMAALLNQSGITAVAVSGKDRSGLALYQQEKVQIICACELLNEGWDAPQTSILVMARPTMSKVLYTQQLGRGTRNHPGKEALYVIDVVDSYGAVIKPWSIHGLFNLGFYQPFGDVVKDVHGTLQHDLIILDGLWESERRIEPINIFNFEKEFSDLLNEEQLARELFISTGTVKAWMRKGELIASKTIPFGSKTLNYFSQQKLDDLRQDKNIPIRTKDTRKADFIEFIEKRDYTYSYKIIFMLIMINHHNPQGEVDIDKMVQHYSGFYQTMLDQYGRSEKEHNPLNRHENLFDNAYIKRSIGSNPFEKFERKRFFYQCNELSLMSFDTVLWEKLEESDLKQINKQMLADLKDYYAKLDIILKPSDLNSLHLSTSALSMLNDAPQDNVIYLPFYEDLKIACGHFKTSSAEQVRTIKVPAHYGNLNSQKHFIARAKGNSMNGGKQPICDGDYLLFEWITSTSAGSISNHVTSH, via the coding sequence ATGGCTATCACTGGAAATGACATAGATAACATAGCTGCTGGTTTTCAGTATCAACTTAAAGATGTGGTTGATGTTGGTCGTTTGTATGTTTATTCAGGTGGAGGAAGTCAATATTCTGCTTTAGATAAACCTGCTGTATTGGTTGATCACACATTATACGATTTATCACCAACGTCATTTCATTATGTAAGCTATACAAGTTATCAAAACAAACTCATGCATCGATATCAGGGGCTTTATCGTTTTTGTGCATCTGACAAGCTGCAATTACTCAATGATTGGCAAGACTTTCTACTTGATGAAATTGAAGATATTGAACTAAGAAAGTTTGGTGCGAATAGATCTGAGGATCATATTGACCCAACGCCACCAGAATATAAGTTTGCCGAGTTATTTGAACAAGTTTATGGTGCAGCATCTATCCATGCCTTGCAAGCAGAAGCACCCTATATTGATAGGTTAGGTCATAAACGTTACGTCGACTACATTCTCCAACGCACCACTAATCCCATTGCTATTGAACTCAATGGTGAAACTTATCATCACCCTTTATCTGCTTTCGTGACTGAAAATAAATACCGCTCACAACTGTTTAAGCAGAACTCATTAGTTAAAGATGGTTACTTGGTTTATCGATGGTCTGATAGGGGGATGAGTGACGAGTTTAAATTTGAAGACCAAATAAAAGATTATTTTGGTGATGCAAATAGCTTCAAAAAGTCGCCGCTTTATAGGGCACAACGAGCATACAATTTCGAGATATATCAACATCAACAAGATGCAGTAGATAATCTCATTTTAAAACGTGAAAACGGTCAAAACAGCTTTTTAGTCGTGTTGCCAACTGGAACGGGGAAAACCGAAGTCTTTATCGAAGACTTTAGATTACAGTTTCAGCAATCCAAAGCTAAACAGGTACTTGCCATCGTACCTACCCGAGATTTACGTCAGCAATTAATAGAGCGAATACAAAAGCGTCTACCAAATATCAACGTTGGTCTTGCATTATCAAATACTCAATTGGATATTGTTGTGCAAACAAGCGCCTATGTATTGCGGCATTATCGTAAATTAGCTAAAGATTATTTTGACTATATTGTAGTTGATGAAGCTCATCGAGCTGGTGCAGATGGGTTAAGGCAAGTGTTAAGTTATTTCTCTCCAGAAACCTTATTAGGCTTAACGGCAACGGATCAGCGATATGATCAGCGTCAATTGGCTGATATTTTTGGTCAGTATGAAGTTGAAATGACACTGGAGGAAGCTATTCAGCAAAAGCTAGTTCCTCAGATAAGGGCTTTTCGACTAGAGTCAAATATCGACTTTTCAAAAGTGCGTTTTAATGGCAAAGAATTTGTTAAAAGTGACTTACAAAAAACAGTCATCTTACCTTCAAGGGATCAACTCATTGTTGATATGTTGAAGAAGTATTTCTTTACTCATCATAGCGAATACAAAATTAGTGCCCAGCAGGGCGTTATCTTTTGTGTGGATATTAAACATACCCAACGAATGGCTGCATTGTTGAATCAGTCAGGCATAACAGCAGTGGCAGTTAGCGGTAAAGATCGCTCAGGCCTTGCTTTATACCAGCAAGAGAAAGTACAAATAATTTGTGCATGCGAGTTACTGAATGAAGGTTGGGATGCCCCACAAACCAGTATATTGGTCATGGCAAGGCCGACTATGTCAAAGGTGCTGTATACCCAGCAGTTAGGCCGGGGAACAAGAAATCATCCAGGAAAAGAAGCATTATATGTGATTGACGTTGTTGATAGTTATGGCGCTGTGATTAAGCCTTGGTCAATTCATGGATTGTTTAATTTAGGATTTTATCAACCCTTTGGTGATGTGGTAAAAGATGTCCATGGCACCCTACAGCATGATCTGATTATCCTAGATGGCTTGTGGGAGTCTGAGCGAAGAATTGAGCCAATTAATATCTTTAACTTTGAAAAAGAATTTAGTGATTTACTCAATGAAGAGCAACTTGCACGAGAACTCTTTATATCAACGGGTACTGTTAAAGCGTGGATGAGAAAAGGTGAACTTATTGCAAGTAAAACGATCCCCTTTGGCAGTAAAACCTTAAATTATTTCAGCCAGCAAAAGCTTGATGATCTTAGACAAGATAAAAATATCCCTATTCGTACTAAAGATACCCGTAAAGCTGATTTTATAGAGTTTATTGAAAAACGAGATTATACCTATTCATACAAAATCATCTTTATGCTGATCATGATTAACCATCATAATCCGCAAGGTGAAGTCGATATTGATAAAATGGTTCAACATTACAGCGGCTTTTACCAGACTATGTTAGATCAATATGGTCGAAGTGAAAAAGAGCATAATCCGCTTAACCGCCATGAAAATTTATTTGATAATGCTTATATTAAACGCAGTATAGGCAGTAATCCATTTGAAAAATTTGAGCGGAAACGGTTCTTTTATCAGTGTAATGAACTCAGTTTAATGTCCTTTGACACTGTACTATGGGAAAAGCTTGAAGAGAGCGATCTAAAACAGATTAATAAACAAATGCTAGCTGACTTAAAAGATTACTATGCCAAACTCGATATTATATTAAAACCATCAGATTTAAACTCGCTGCATTTATCAACCAGTGCGTTATCTATGCTAAATGATGCACCCCAAGATAATGTTATATACCTTCCATTCTATGAAGATTTAAAAATTGCGTGCGGACATTTTAAAACCAGTTCAGCCGAACAAGTTCGTACCATTAAAGTCCCAGCACACTATGGCAACTTAAATTCTCAGAAACACTTCATCGCGCGCGCAAAGGGCAACTCAATGAATGGAGGTAAACAGCCTATTTGTGATGGCGATTATTTACTGTTTGAGTGGATTACTTCAACCAGTGCTGGCTCAATATCCAATCATGTAACCAGTCACTAG
- a CDS encoding class I SAM-dependent methyltransferase codes for MELCLAPKITKLSMTIDFYNQHSDAFYSDTVNVNMTALYNEFIPLIPLTGHILDAGCGSGRDSAYFIQQGFKVTAFDASEALVKKATLYTGLEVSLATFDSFDTKLKFDAIWACASLLHVPSPLIANTFKRLASYLAVGGIFYCSFKYGDDDINRGGRFFTNANEQRLASFIVNSNLSINKTWITQDVRPDRQDDKWLNAILIKR; via the coding sequence TTGGAATTATGTCTAGCGCCTAAAATAACTAAACTCAGTATGACCATAGATTTCTACAACCAGCATTCTGATGCTTTTTATTCTGATACTGTTAATGTGAATATGACAGCCCTTTATAATGAGTTTATTCCCCTCATTCCGTTAACTGGACATATCCTTGATGCAGGTTGTGGCAGCGGTCGTGACAGTGCTTACTTCATTCAACAGGGTTTTAAGGTCACCGCATTTGACGCTAGCGAAGCCCTAGTTAAGAAAGCGACATTATATACAGGCCTTGAAGTCTCACTCGCCACTTTTGATAGCTTTGACACTAAACTGAAATTTGATGCCATTTGGGCATGTGCATCATTATTACATGTGCCTAGCCCTTTAATCGCCAATACTTTTAAGCGTTTAGCCTCATATTTAGCCGTTGGGGGGATTTTCTATTGCTCATTTAAGTATGGTGATGATGATATAAATCGAGGCGGTCGCTTCTTTACCAATGCTAATGAACAAAGATTAGCTTCGTTTATTGTTAACTCTAATTTATCAATAAACAAAACATGGATAACTCAGGATGTCAGACCCGATAGGCAAGATGATAAGTGGCTTAATGCTATTTTGATAAAACGGTAA
- a CDS encoding zinc ribbon domain-containing protein YjdM, with protein MSDTIPPCPKCESPYAYSDGTLLICPECANEWNPNEVVVDPDVIILSDAVGNLLAEGDKVTLIKDLKVKGSSLVLKVGTKAVINRFVAGDHDIDCKVDGNGQMMLKSKFVKKQS; from the coding sequence ATGAGCGATACAATCCCACCATGCCCCAAATGTGAGTCACCATACGCCTATTCAGACGGCACGTTATTAATTTGCCCAGAATGCGCTAATGAGTGGAACCCAAATGAAGTGGTAGTAGACCCAGACGTTATCATTCTTAGCGATGCCGTAGGTAACTTGCTTGCTGAAGGTGACAAAGTCACCTTAATCAAAGATCTAAAAGTAAAAGGGTCTTCTTTGGTACTAAAAGTCGGCACAAAAGCGGTTATTAACCGTTTTGTCGCAGGTGACCACGACATCGATTGTAAAGTAGATGGCAACGGCCAAATGATGTTGAAATCGAAATTTGTTAAAAAGCAGAGCTAG
- a CDS encoding ribbon-helix-helix domain-containing protein produces MENKTARFTVLLDPSKKQAFEQLCASQDLTPSQVVRQLIRGYLEQHDVSYGDQQPTNNPKVKS; encoded by the coding sequence ATGGAAAATAAAACGGCACGCTTTACTGTGCTACTCGATCCAAGTAAAAAGCAGGCATTTGAACAACTGTGCGCATCGCAAGACCTAACGCCATCGCAAGTTGTACGTCAGCTAATTCGCGGTTATCTTGAACAACATGATGTGAGCTATGGCGATCAACAGCCGACTAATAACCCAAAAGTGAAGAGCTAA
- a CDS encoding EAL domain-containing protein, whose product MSLIAHYLHKWKFRVAILIGLCLLWPIQSIIISALQAGALEPYRIQLPVNVDNTTRDKWGIKHDAIIEKIFVSGSFSDWHIDDTFYQLTQQNQQWYFDLPVYPGDLEYKLVLFIQNKVEPVWILDPNNPQTSVNPWGGENSLIRIADWPKITLISQILTAALLGTFLLFCILEPFLYWLLHQKIPFHRKLVLSNILILACAQLLFFSYQLHLNRQLIKQGLIDSVHAMHLILHGEGVDFEQLDTQANNINRGLSQFFVPATTRIDKTQSSLFQITLSDFAVLDKNGQLITLRHRGQNAQIQQSRAEQLGFNNSRDYFVDGMWRDLLPKAIAEAQNGQIVIMSRPQNMNGVETSRTRTAELILGFSQFVQPIVYRGQLKGFYAGSIQVKLYGDELLRMFLFQLLLLGGVIVLSSWLFTRVGKMVTEDILKLTKWTQNIVKGDLSQVLTINSQDEIQQLSENFNNMRQSLQDSFTQIAEQNSKLYQEAYFNGLTALPNRKKLYSDLADQSIGALLVININDFGEFNDFYGVDTGDEILLEVANRLAAKNRPVTLYKTGPDEFVVTLTTQILTSDTVSNFVSTESSNNHLQLAKLGQLLFDDVCQKPLLIKDSEYYISVSIGGALLSVNQQVLAKNIPGSTIANSSSTTSANQLHRHADLARRFAKKQQLTYCCFSSEMANSAAFEENMRQSRMLAKAAQEQWVVPYVQLIQPLIDAPIKFECLMRLQLPDGQILAPHQFMAAARQSRIYPQLMRCMLQKSIALFKNQPYEFSVNITLDDIAIAQNLEAIVSLLKSEPDTTQRITFELLESEEITNYEAVEHFIKLVKPLGCKIAIDDFGAGYSNFVHLLSLDIDIIKIDGSLIRHLDSDPKAQLLVETIAIFAHKMGKKTVAEFVENDAILSLLNQYEIDYAQGYLLGEPAASIAQALAIYSAE is encoded by the coding sequence ATGAGTTTAATTGCCCATTATTTACATAAGTGGAAATTCAGAGTAGCCATATTAATTGGCTTATGTTTACTGTGGCCGATACAAAGCATCATCATTAGCGCCTTACAGGCTGGGGCGCTTGAACCCTATCGTATTCAGTTGCCGGTCAATGTTGATAACACCACTCGTGATAAGTGGGGCATAAAGCATGATGCAATTATTGAAAAGATCTTTGTGAGTGGCAGCTTCAGCGACTGGCATATTGACGACACTTTCTATCAACTAACACAACAAAACCAGCAGTGGTACTTTGACTTACCGGTCTACCCTGGGGATCTTGAATATAAATTAGTGCTTTTTATTCAAAATAAAGTCGAACCGGTGTGGATTTTAGACCCTAATAACCCTCAAACCAGTGTTAACCCCTGGGGTGGCGAAAATTCGCTTATACGGATAGCTGATTGGCCAAAAATCACTTTAATTAGCCAAATTCTTACCGCAGCGTTATTAGGTACATTTTTACTCTTTTGTATTCTCGAACCCTTTCTTTACTGGTTACTGCACCAAAAAATACCGTTTCATCGTAAATTAGTACTCAGCAATATTCTGATATTGGCCTGCGCGCAACTATTATTTTTCAGTTATCAACTGCATCTAAATAGACAATTAATTAAACAAGGTTTAATCGATAGCGTGCACGCTATGCATCTGATTTTACATGGTGAGGGAGTGGATTTTGAACAACTGGACACACAAGCAAACAATATCAATAGGGGGTTAAGTCAGTTTTTTGTCCCTGCTACCACGCGCATTGATAAAACCCAAAGTAGTTTATTTCAAATTACCCTTTCCGATTTTGCAGTGTTGGATAAAAATGGCCAGTTAATTACCCTGCGCCATCGTGGGCAAAATGCACAAATCCAACAGTCTCGGGCTGAACAACTGGGTTTTAATAATAGCCGCGACTACTTCGTTGACGGTATGTGGCGTGACTTGCTGCCCAAAGCAATAGCTGAAGCGCAAAATGGCCAGATAGTAATAATGTCACGACCGCAGAATATGAATGGGGTTGAAACATCGCGGACACGGACTGCTGAGTTGATACTTGGGTTTAGTCAGTTTGTGCAGCCGATTGTATATCGCGGCCAGTTAAAAGGCTTCTATGCGGGGTCTATTCAAGTAAAGCTTTACGGTGACGAACTGCTGAGAATGTTTCTATTTCAGTTACTCTTGCTTGGCGGGGTAATTGTGTTATCGAGTTGGTTATTCACTCGTGTGGGTAAAATGGTCACTGAAGATATTTTAAAGTTAACCAAGTGGACTCAAAATATTGTCAAGGGTGATTTGTCACAGGTGTTAACCATCAATAGCCAGGATGAAATTCAGCAATTGTCTGAAAACTTCAATAACATGCGCCAGTCTTTACAGGACAGCTTTACCCAAATAGCAGAGCAAAATAGTAAGTTATATCAAGAAGCATATTTTAATGGTTTAACGGCGCTACCTAATCGAAAAAAATTATATAGTGATCTTGCAGATCAATCTATTGGCGCTTTGCTGGTGATTAACATTAACGATTTTGGTGAGTTTAATGACTTTTATGGTGTCGATACCGGTGATGAGATTTTACTGGAGGTAGCCAATCGATTAGCCGCTAAAAATAGGCCGGTTACCTTATATAAAACTGGCCCTGATGAGTTTGTCGTAACATTAACAACTCAAATATTAACCTCAGACACAGTATCAAATTTTGTATCAACCGAAAGTTCAAATAATCATCTACAATTGGCAAAACTTGGACAGCTTTTATTTGACGATGTTTGTCAAAAACCTCTGCTTATCAAAGATAGTGAATATTATATCTCCGTCAGTATTGGCGGAGCACTGTTATCGGTTAATCAGCAAGTATTAGCTAAAAATATACCTGGTTCAACCATAGCTAATTCAAGTTCAACAACGTCAGCAAACCAACTACATCGGCATGCTGATTTAGCAAGGCGCTTTGCTAAAAAACAACAGCTGACTTATTGCTGTTTTAGCAGCGAAATGGCTAATTCAGCAGCATTTGAAGAAAACATGCGCCAAAGCAGAATGCTAGCTAAAGCAGCACAAGAGCAATGGGTAGTGCCCTATGTTCAACTTATTCAGCCTTTAATTGATGCGCCAATAAAGTTTGAGTGTTTGATGCGGCTCCAACTACCCGATGGGCAAATATTAGCGCCGCACCAGTTTATGGCAGCAGCCAGACAATCACGTATTTATCCGCAGTTAATGCGCTGTATGCTGCAAAAGTCAATTGCACTGTTTAAAAATCAGCCCTATGAGTTTTCGGTTAACATCACGTTAGATGATATTGCCATTGCACAAAATTTGGAGGCTATTGTCAGTTTACTTAAAAGTGAACCGGACACCACGCAGCGGATAACCTTTGAATTATTAGAAAGTGAAGAAATAACTAACTACGAGGCGGTGGAGCATTTTATTAAGTTAGTCAAACCGTTAGGCTGCAAAATTGCGATTGATGATTTTGGCGCAGGTTATTCGAACTTTGTGCATTTGCTCAGTTTAGATATTGATATTATCAAAATAGATGGATCATTAATCCGCCATTTAGATAGCGACCCTAAAGCGCAGTTGTTGGTTGAAACCATAGCTATTTTCGCCCATAAAATGGGAAAAAAAACCGTCGCTGAGTTTGTCGAAAACGACGCTATTCTCAGCTTACTTAACCAGTATGAAATTGATTATGCCCAGGGATACTTACTGGGCGAACCTGCAGCATCCATAGCTCAAGCATTGGCGATTTATTCAGCTGAGTAG